Proteins encoded by one window of Juglans regia cultivar Chandler chromosome 15, Walnut 2.0, whole genome shotgun sequence:
- the LOC108993064 gene encoding CASP-like protein 4D1 codes for MADRTKVIAISSLILRILTLASIIASIVLLVTDKAIFEGVQFGSFKDLITYSGAYTVLQLPFAVYYASTGKRLIRNGYLPEFDFFGDKMISLLLATAVGAGFAVTIEIERSPGSGFKNFYTRANVATGVLLIGTVCMVLVSVLSSINYRTQSKSSGIFG; via the exons ATGGCCGATAGAACAAAAGTTATAGCAATCTCGTCCCTAATATTGAGGATCCTCACTCTAGCGTCCATAATCGCTTCTATTGTGCTTCTAGTTACTGACAAAGCCATCTTTGAAGGTGTTCAATTCGGAAGCTTCAAAGATCTCATCACATACAG TGGAGCCTACACGGTGTTGCAGTTGCCTTTTGCTGTGTACTATGCATCTACAGGAAAGAGGTTAATCCGCAACGGATATTTGCCAGAATTTGATTTCTTCGGAGATAAG ATGATCAGCTTGCTTCTGGCTACGGCTGTGGGTGCTGGTTTTGCAGTCACTATAGAGATAGAAAGGAGTCCGGGCAGTGGATTTAAGAACTTCTATACTAGAGCGAACGTTGCAACCGGTGTTCTGTTGATAGGCACTGTTTGCATGGTTCTTGTTTCTGTGCTTTCATCTATCAATTATCGGACCCAAAGTAAATCATCAGGGATCTTTGGATAA